Proteins from a single region of Struthio camelus isolate bStrCam1 chromosome W, bStrCam1.hap1, whole genome shotgun sequence:
- the LOC104142280 gene encoding hsp90 co-chaperone Cdc37-like 1 isoform X1, with amino-acid sequence MTSGNRNIRFGAGVGIVQFVVRMALWSCSQSLGSAEEDEKRGLTLTSLQRLSETQAHGQGIELICQKQKEFVKNSVESKWNLVEAQQKLDSLALHNSESMDQEYAKAQTEASELREREEEWRRKEEALIQRERQNLWNTDSVSKEVFNKSFISQNKRKVEDEDISKSFMQKYEQKIRYFGMLGRWDDSQRFLSDHPYLVCEETAKYLILWCFHLEAEQKRALMEQIAHQAVVMQFIIEMAKSCNVDPRGCFRLFFQKAKTGEEGYLEAFKTELEAFKSRVRICSRSQGFEAISVQNPSDYTGFVEGLESLSQNADGLQGCINTSFCNLNSMVQKDEEPKMMDTV; translated from the exons ATGACCTCAGGCAACAGGAATATCCGGTTCGGGGCTGGAGTTGGTATTGTGCAGTTTGTAGTGAGGATGGCGCTGTGGTCTTGCTCTCAGAGTCTTGGCTCGGCTGAGGAGGATGAGAAACGGGGACTGACTCTTACATCTTTGCAGCGCCTGTCGGAAACGCAG GCCCATGGTCAAGGGATTGAATTAATctgtcaaaaacaaaaagagtttGTGAAGAACTCTGTAGAATCCAAATGGAATCTAGTGGAAGCCCAGCAGAAACTTGATAGTTTAGCACTGCATAATTCAGAATCCATGGATCAGGAATATGCCAAAGCACAGACTGAAGCTTCagaactgagagagagagaggaagagtggagaagaaaagaagaagcacTAATACAAAGGGAAAGACAGAATCTATGGAATACAGATTCTGTTAGTAAGGAGGTATTTAATAAG AGTTTTATtagtcaaaataaaagaaaagtagaagatGAAGACATATCTAAATCATTTATGCAGAAGTATGAACAAAAGATTAGATACTTTG gtatGCTGGGCAGATGGGATGACAGTCAAAGATTTTTGTCTGACCACCCGTATCTTGTATGTGAAGAAACAGCTAAGTATCTCATCTTATGGTGTTTCCATCTAGAAGCTGAACAG aaaagagCTCTGATGGAACAAATAGCACACCAAGCAGTTGTAATGCAGTTTATTATAGAAATGGCCAAAAGTTGTAATGTGGATCCAAGAGGCTGTTTTCGTCTATTTTTCCAAAAAGCCAAA acagGGGAAGAAGGCTATTTGGAAGCTTTTAAAACTGAGCTTGAAGCATTCAAATCAAGAGTGAGAATCTGTTCACGGTCACAAGGCTTTGAAGCTATTTCAGTACAGAATCCCAGTGACTATACTGGTTTTGTAGAAGGGCTGGAGTCTTTGTCACAG AATGCAGATGGTCTACAAGGTTGCATAAACACAAGTTTCTGCAATTTAAACTCAATGGTACAAAAAGATGAAGAACCCAAAATGATGGACACAGTATAG
- the LOC104142280 gene encoding hsp90 co-chaperone Cdc37-like 1 isoform X2 — translation MTSGNRNIRFGAGVGIVQFVVRMALWSCSQSLGSAEEDEKRGLTLTSLQRLSETQAHGQGIELICQKQKEFVKNSVESKWNLVEAQQKLDSLALHNSESMDQEYAKAQTEASELREREEEWRRKEEALIQRERQNLWNTDSVSKEVFNKSFISQNKRKVEDEDISKSFMQKYEQKIRYFGMLGRWDDSQRFLSDHPYLVCEETKRALMEQIAHQAVVMQFIIEMAKSCNVDPRGCFRLFFQKAKTGEEGYLEAFKTELEAFKSRVRICSRSQGFEAISVQNPSDYTGFVEGLESLSQNADGLQGCINTSFCNLNSMVQKDEEPKMMDTV, via the exons ATGACCTCAGGCAACAGGAATATCCGGTTCGGGGCTGGAGTTGGTATTGTGCAGTTTGTAGTGAGGATGGCGCTGTGGTCTTGCTCTCAGAGTCTTGGCTCGGCTGAGGAGGATGAGAAACGGGGACTGACTCTTACATCTTTGCAGCGCCTGTCGGAAACGCAG GCCCATGGTCAAGGGATTGAATTAATctgtcaaaaacaaaaagagtttGTGAAGAACTCTGTAGAATCCAAATGGAATCTAGTGGAAGCCCAGCAGAAACTTGATAGTTTAGCACTGCATAATTCAGAATCCATGGATCAGGAATATGCCAAAGCACAGACTGAAGCTTCagaactgagagagagagaggaagagtggagaagaaaagaagaagcacTAATACAAAGGGAAAGACAGAATCTATGGAATACAGATTCTGTTAGTAAGGAGGTATTTAATAAG AGTTTTATtagtcaaaataaaagaaaagtagaagatGAAGACATATCTAAATCATTTATGCAGAAGTATGAACAAAAGATTAGATACTTTG gtatGCTGGGCAGATGGGATGACAGTCAAAGATTTTTGTCTGACCACCCGTATCTTGTATGTGAAGAAACA aaaagagCTCTGATGGAACAAATAGCACACCAAGCAGTTGTAATGCAGTTTATTATAGAAATGGCCAAAAGTTGTAATGTGGATCCAAGAGGCTGTTTTCGTCTATTTTTCCAAAAAGCCAAA acagGGGAAGAAGGCTATTTGGAAGCTTTTAAAACTGAGCTTGAAGCATTCAAATCAAGAGTGAGAATCTGTTCACGGTCACAAGGCTTTGAAGCTATTTCAGTACAGAATCCCAGTGACTATACTGGTTTTGTAGAAGGGCTGGAGTCTTTGTCACAG AATGCAGATGGTCTACAAGGTTGCATAAACACAAGTTTCTGCAATTTAAACTCAATGGTACAAAAAGATGAAGAACCCAAAATGATGGACACAGTATAG